In one window of Zhongshania aliphaticivorans DNA:
- a CDS encoding TetR/AcrR family transcriptional regulator: protein MKRCKADSEQTRSSILDAAGEIFAQKGITRTRLTDVASAAGVTRGAIYWHFKDKEALIEAMMDRVGAPTDAALEALSNRQDSEIQSLDMLRDVIIEAFIRTNQLPALEQITRFVFRYALCNESESLNARIDQDRELALDRLQRFFSKAQKAGLVKKDINPQCLAIHIRAHILGIFQHHLNTTPTGLSVEYVAASLDLLFEGIKPS, encoded by the coding sequence ATGAAACGATGTAAAGCGGATTCGGAACAGACACGATCAAGCATTCTTGATGCCGCTGGCGAAATATTTGCGCAAAAAGGCATCACACGAACCCGCCTTACTGACGTTGCTTCCGCAGCAGGTGTCACGCGAGGCGCTATATACTGGCACTTCAAAGATAAGGAAGCGTTAATAGAAGCGATGATGGACAGGGTCGGCGCGCCCACCGACGCAGCTCTAGAAGCATTAAGTAACCGTCAAGACAGCGAAATACAGTCTCTCGACATGCTCAGAGACGTGATCATTGAGGCATTCATACGCACCAACCAACTCCCCGCATTAGAACAAATCACACGGTTTGTTTTCCGTTACGCATTATGTAACGAGTCAGAATCATTGAATGCACGGATAGATCAAGATCGAGAGCTCGCCCTCGACCGCCTGCAACGATTTTTTAGCAAAGCTCAAAAAGCCGGATTGGTAAAAAAAGACATTAACCCTCAATGTTTAGCAATCCATATCCGTGCGCATATTCTGGGTATATTCCAGCATCACTTGAACACCACACCTACCGGCTTATCAGTAGAATATGTTGCCGCTTCCTTGGATTTATTATTTGAAGGTATAAAACCAAGTTAA
- a CDS encoding efflux RND transporter permease subunit has product MNARFFIDRPVLSIVISLMILLGGATAMGRLPISLYPEFLPPEIVVTATYPGASAETIADTVAAPLEQQINGVDDMLYMSTQASASGVVTINVVFATGTDPDQAAINVSNRVAVAENRLPEAVTRLGIQVSKRSTSILMIYALTADHPQYDSIYLSNYALLNIVDELRRLPGIGDARLLGAKDYSMRVWLQPDRLAEFSLTPSDVAQAIREQNANFAAGKFAAEPLVQDAAFTYTVTTQGRLTTVAEFEDIILRTDNSGATLHLGDVARVELGAQDYAFQGAFNGQPAVPIAMYLQPGANALETAKQAQEVLETVREKLPDGVKLNLTFDTTVFVEHSIKEVIVTFFEALVLVVLVMFIFLQNVRATIIPLLAIPVSIIGTFAGLYIVGFSINLLTLFGLILAIGIVVDDAIIVIENVERIMEEQHVDADTAVKRAMEEVSGPLIAIVLVLCAVFLPVIFMDGLTGEMYRQFAVSISVSVILSGIVALTLTPALCSMLLKDKVHPPAVTGFLGGFNRWFGVMRNGYVFVTKAIIEHRFIGLSVFAGLMGLLWYLFQIVPTSLVPSEDQGYVIMAYKTPPAASLSRTKAVTDVMNERVLAQDDVSRLITFSGFDLLSSAQKTNSGVSFIMLKDWSERQEAEQSSTKIAASLPRLGGDLLDGQMFAFNPPPIIGLSTTGGFEVFVQNRGDADFVQMNEQLNAFLALANQQPELVGVYSTFDINTPQYRLNLDREKAMSLGVPVADVFSTMQATFGSLYVNDFTLYGRSFQVNLQSEEDFRTSPDDLGKVFVRASSGSLVPLRSLIQIERIVGPDTVSRFNGFPAAKVLGNPAEGYSSGDALAALERVAAQALGQQFSLGWIGSAYQEKASDGSGSQAFLLAVLMVFLILAAQYERWVIPAAVILAVPFALLGAILATWMRGLENDIYFQIGLVCLIGLASKNAILIVEFAMQKQRQGMTIIDSAVESIRLRFRPIVMTSLAFTLGCLPLAISSGAGAASRMSLGTGVIGGMLIATFVATVFVPLFYVLLASLGQRLKVKN; this is encoded by the coding sequence GTGAATGCTCGTTTTTTTATAGACCGCCCCGTACTCTCAATTGTTATTTCGTTAATGATTTTGTTGGGTGGTGCGACGGCAATGGGTCGCTTACCTATCTCTTTATATCCTGAGTTTTTACCGCCAGAAATTGTCGTGACTGCCACCTACCCAGGTGCTAGTGCAGAAACCATTGCGGACACGGTAGCCGCGCCACTTGAACAGCAGATTAACGGCGTGGATGACATGTTGTATATGTCCACCCAGGCTTCTGCGTCGGGGGTTGTAACAATAAACGTAGTGTTTGCGACTGGAACCGACCCCGATCAAGCTGCTATTAATGTAAGTAATCGTGTTGCAGTGGCTGAAAACCGTTTGCCCGAAGCGGTCACCCGCTTGGGGATTCAGGTAAGTAAGCGCTCTACGAGTATTTTGATGATATATGCCTTAACGGCGGATCACCCACAGTACGACTCAATTTATTTAAGTAATTATGCTTTATTGAATATTGTCGATGAATTGCGGCGATTACCCGGTATTGGTGATGCACGCTTGTTGGGTGCAAAAGATTACTCTATGCGAGTTTGGCTTCAGCCAGATCGTTTAGCTGAGTTTTCATTAACCCCTTCAGATGTAGCGCAAGCCATTCGTGAGCAGAATGCCAATTTTGCGGCGGGTAAGTTTGCCGCAGAACCCCTTGTTCAAGATGCAGCCTTCACTTATACCGTTACGACTCAAGGGCGCTTGACTACGGTTGCAGAATTTGAAGACATTATATTGCGGACTGACAACTCCGGTGCAACATTGCATCTCGGAGATGTGGCAAGGGTAGAGCTTGGTGCACAAGATTATGCTTTTCAGGGGGCATTCAATGGTCAGCCAGCGGTTCCTATTGCCATGTATTTGCAGCCTGGAGCTAATGCGCTAGAAACGGCTAAGCAAGCACAGGAAGTGCTTGAGACAGTGCGTGAAAAATTACCGGATGGTGTGAAGCTAAATTTAACCTTTGATACCACTGTGTTTGTCGAACACTCAATAAAAGAAGTGATTGTTACCTTTTTTGAGGCGCTGGTACTGGTTGTTCTGGTGATGTTCATATTTTTACAGAATGTTCGGGCAACGATTATTCCTTTGCTTGCTATTCCGGTGTCTATTATTGGCACATTTGCCGGGCTCTATATTGTCGGTTTTTCGATCAACTTGTTAACCTTATTTGGTTTGATCCTCGCCATTGGTATCGTTGTTGATGATGCCATTATTGTGATCGAGAACGTTGAACGAATAATGGAAGAGCAGCATGTTGATGCAGACACGGCTGTTAAGCGTGCAATGGAAGAAGTGTCTGGGCCATTGATTGCCATTGTATTAGTGCTGTGTGCCGTGTTCTTACCGGTTATTTTTATGGATGGACTAACGGGAGAGATGTACCGCCAGTTTGCGGTGTCTATTTCCGTTTCTGTTATTTTATCTGGCATCGTCGCTTTAACGTTAACGCCTGCTTTGTGTTCGATGTTATTAAAGGACAAGGTGCACCCGCCTGCCGTTACGGGGTTTCTCGGTGGTTTCAACCGTTGGTTTGGAGTGATGCGTAATGGCTATGTATTTGTTACTAAGGCGATTATAGAGCACCGTTTTATTGGGCTTAGTGTGTTTGCTGGCTTAATGGGCTTGTTGTGGTATTTATTCCAGATTGTTCCAACGAGCCTGGTGCCAAGCGAAGATCAGGGCTATGTCATTATGGCCTATAAGACACCGCCAGCGGCCTCTTTGTCGCGAACCAAGGCGGTCACTGATGTTATGAATGAGCGTGTTTTGGCGCAGGATGACGTGAGTAGATTGATTACTTTTTCCGGCTTTGATCTATTGTCGTCTGCTCAAAAAACGAATTCTGGCGTGTCATTTATTATGTTAAAAGACTGGTCAGAACGGCAGGAAGCAGAACAGAGTTCAACAAAAATAGCCGCTAGCTTGCCTAGACTTGGTGGTGATTTGTTAGATGGTCAAATGTTTGCCTTTAACCCGCCCCCTATCATTGGTTTGAGTACCACGGGAGGCTTTGAAGTTTTTGTCCAAAATCGTGGCGATGCAGATTTTGTGCAAATGAATGAGCAATTGAATGCGTTTCTTGCCCTAGCCAATCAACAACCTGAGCTGGTAGGGGTTTACTCAACCTTTGATATTAATACGCCGCAATATCGTTTAAACCTCGATAGAGAAAAGGCAATGAGTTTAGGTGTGCCAGTCGCAGATGTATTTAGCACCATGCAAGCAACCTTTGGGAGCTTGTACGTTAATGATTTCACCTTGTATGGGCGCAGCTTTCAGGTGAACTTACAATCCGAAGAAGATTTCAGAACATCGCCAGATGATTTAGGCAAAGTGTTTGTTCGAGCGAGTTCAGGTAGCTTGGTGCCGTTGCGCTCTCTTATTCAAATCGAACGTATCGTTGGTCCTGACACGGTTAGTCGTTTCAATGGTTTTCCGGCTGCTAAGGTGTTGGGTAACCCTGCAGAGGGGTACAGCTCAGGTGATGCGTTAGCGGCATTAGAGCGCGTGGCGGCTCAGGCACTAGGGCAACAATTTAGTTTGGGCTGGATTGGTAGTGCCTACCAAGAAAAAGCGTCTGACGGTTCTGGTAGCCAGGCGTTTTTACTGGCTGTGTTGATGGTGTTTTTAATTTTGGCGGCTCAGTATGAGCGCTGGGTCATTCCAGCTGCGGTTATTCTTGCGGTGCCATTTGCCTTGTTGGGGGCAATTTTAGCCACATGGATGCGGGGTCTAGAAAACGATATTTATTTCCAAATAGGCTTGGTGTGTTTGATCGGTTTGGCGAGTAAGAATGCTATCTTGATCGTTGAGTTTGCGATGCAAAAGCAGCGGCAGGGCATGACCATAATAGATTCAGCGGTAGAATCTATTCGCTTGCGTTTTCGGCCTATTGTGATGACCTCTTTGGCTTTTACACTAGGGTGTTTACCGCTAGCCATTTCTAGCGGTGCAGGTGCGGCTAGCCGAATGTCATTAGGCACTGGTGTGATTGGCGGCATGTTAATAGCGACTTTTGTCGCGACGGTATTTGTACCTTTGTTTTATGTATTGCTGGCGTCGTTGGGGCAGCGGCTTAAAGTAAAAAACTAA
- a CDS encoding CHASE domain-containing protein, producing MTARVIPMIFLLAMSYFVLGKTALLLAIPPGYATAIWPSAGIALAAIMLKGYRLWPGVLLGSFLVNVYALPDFSQPLLDLVSSFVVPLVIGAGAALQAVVGTWLVRRYIGYQLRLDSVSEVLRFIVFACGLSCVVSASVGTITLLVTGIVSAENFIFHWLTWWVGDGLGVMIATILAFVYFGQPEDVWRSRRRILPMILIGVSLIVMSLFFLGSRWELSRQQDEFHSYSDETLSRAQVIVDTYIENLYALRALMEVSDHVSAAEFKFFVGGFLERNSGFQAVTWTPLVRDVDRADLELEMSAENGRDVHITRRDQSNKLLPQSKQSEYMMVRYIEPLQGNVAALGYDISSNSFARAAFTRAVMSGRPEGTDVIRLIQEQEAGYGFVVYLAVKSTDPSVKSDSLRGFVSGVFRIPDLMAVLLPPAYLGDITATVSTERGGVIYSTQKDTSDSRVFAGNGVLHFGGVDFLIELEAGQRFLAGSRSITPWGMLVAGLLFTGLLGMTFLVLTGQKHSSEMAGQELKAMLAQLRETQDHLVESEKMASLGGLVAGFAHELNTPLGIAITAESTLQDDIAKLTASLESSANMETSSVLARMREASQIVLANVQRAGGLIVSFKQVSVDQATTETRSINLYEYLTDVLMHLSPNYRRSGHEVVLDCPADISIRTVPGGIAQVVINLLNNSLIHAFPHSEKGHIHLSVTRQQDNVVIRFSDDGIGISELNQKKVFEPFYTTRRGSGGTGLGLHVVYNIVNRQLKGRISIVNQAVSGTSFEIVLPMAINQLDEHAGSIS from the coding sequence ATGACCGCACGCGTAATTCCGATGATATTCCTGTTGGCGATGTCGTACTTTGTCCTTGGTAAAACGGCATTGTTACTTGCCATTCCTCCTGGCTACGCTACTGCAATTTGGCCTTCGGCTGGTATCGCCTTGGCTGCAATAATGCTGAAAGGTTATCGTCTATGGCCTGGTGTTTTATTGGGCTCCTTTCTTGTCAATGTTTATGCTCTACCCGACTTTTCTCAGCCTTTATTAGACTTGGTTTCTAGCTTTGTTGTCCCTCTAGTGATTGGCGCTGGGGCGGCATTACAGGCTGTAGTCGGGACATGGTTGGTGCGCCGCTATATTGGCTATCAGCTTAGGCTTGATAGCGTTAGTGAAGTGCTGCGTTTTATCGTATTTGCCTGTGGTTTAAGTTGTGTTGTTAGTGCGAGCGTTGGAACCATCACCCTCTTGGTGACGGGTATCGTGTCTGCCGAGAATTTTATATTTCACTGGCTGACGTGGTGGGTTGGCGATGGTCTAGGTGTGATGATCGCCACAATTTTGGCTTTTGTTTATTTTGGCCAGCCAGAAGATGTGTGGCGCAGTCGGCGGCGCATTTTGCCGATGATACTTATTGGTGTTTCTTTAATTGTGATGTCCTTGTTTTTTCTCGGCAGCCGCTGGGAATTGTCACGTCAGCAAGATGAATTTCACAGTTACAGTGATGAGACCTTAAGTCGGGCTCAGGTCATTGTTGATACTTATATTGAAAATTTATATGCCCTACGGGCGTTAATGGAAGTATCGGATCATGTTTCTGCTGCGGAATTTAAATTTTTTGTCGGCGGTTTTCTAGAGCGTAATAGTGGTTTTCAGGCAGTGACTTGGACGCCTTTGGTCAGGGATGTAGATCGCGCTGACCTTGAGTTGGAAATGAGTGCGGAAAACGGTCGAGATGTGCATATTACTCGACGTGACCAAAGTAATAAGCTGCTTCCGCAAAGCAAGCAAAGTGAATATATGATGGTTCGGTATATTGAACCGCTGCAGGGCAACGTCGCTGCCTTGGGATACGATATAAGCTCTAATAGCTTTGCGCGGGCCGCCTTTACTCGGGCAGTCATGTCGGGTCGGCCAGAAGGCACTGATGTGATTCGCTTAATACAGGAGCAAGAAGCCGGGTACGGGTTTGTTGTGTATTTGGCAGTGAAATCGACTGACCCAAGCGTTAAAAGTGACAGCTTAAGAGGGTTTGTATCCGGCGTTTTTCGTATTCCTGACTTGATGGCGGTATTGTTGCCGCCGGCATATTTGGGAGATATAACTGCGACGGTCTCAACCGAGAGGGGAGGGGTAATTTATTCAACGCAAAAAGATACTTCCGATTCCCGGGTGTTTGCTGGTAATGGTGTTCTGCATTTTGGCGGCGTTGATTTTTTGATTGAATTAGAGGCGGGGCAACGCTTTTTAGCTGGCTCTAGATCAATTACGCCCTGGGGAATGCTGGTGGCAGGGCTATTGTTTACCGGCTTATTGGGTATGACATTTCTAGTTTTAACTGGGCAGAAGCACAGCTCAGAGATGGCGGGGCAAGAGTTAAAGGCAATGTTGGCACAACTTCGCGAGACTCAAGATCACCTAGTTGAGTCAGAAAAAATGGCGTCGTTGGGGGGCTTGGTAGCGGGTTTTGCACACGAACTTAATACCCCGCTTGGTATTGCAATTACGGCGGAATCTACACTTCAGGATGATATTGCTAAATTAACTGCGTCGCTGGAAAGTTCTGCCAATATGGAGACCAGTAGCGTCTTGGCACGGATGCGAGAAGCATCGCAAATTGTTTTGGCGAATGTGCAGCGTGCAGGAGGCTTGATCGTTAGCTTTAAGCAAGTGTCAGTTGATCAGGCGACGACAGAAACCAGATCGATCAATCTGTATGAGTATTTAACCGATGTCTTAATGCACTTGTCACCCAATTACCGGCGCAGTGGCCATGAGGTGGTTCTTGATTGCCCAGCAGATATTAGTATCCGAACGGTTCCTGGTGGAATTGCACAGGTGGTCATCAATTTATTGAATAACAGTTTGATTCATGCCTTTCCCCATAGTGAAAAGGGCCATATTCATTTAAGTGTGACTCGTCAGCAAGACAATGTTGTCATTAGATTTAGTGATGATGGTATTGGCATTTCTGAGTTAAATCAAAAGAAAGTGTTTGAGCCATTTTATACGACACGGCGCGGTAGTGGTGGCACCGGCTTGGGTTTACATGTGGTCTACAATATTGTTAATCGTCAATTAAAAGGGCGTATTTCTATTGTGAATCAGGCCGTGTCAGGAACAAGTTTTGAGATTGTCTTGCCGATGGCTATCAATCAACTTGATGAGCATGCAGGATCAATATCGTAG
- a CDS encoding pyridoxamine 5'-phosphate oxidase family protein, which yields MDAMTFLREQHSPIRLAVIDKDGFPIVCSLWFMSDGHKIFCASHASAKIIRVLRNNPHCAFEVSVNEPPYKGVRGKALATLEKDNKGYVLEQLINRYIGDSRPRLKSWLMSRCADEYAIHLSIKTLTTWDFSERMQSS from the coding sequence ATGGACGCCATGACATTTCTGAGGGAACAACACAGCCCCATAAGGTTGGCGGTTATTGATAAAGATGGCTTTCCAATAGTGTGCTCGTTATGGTTTATGAGCGATGGTCATAAAATATTTTGTGCCAGTCATGCATCCGCTAAAATAATTCGCGTTCTGCGTAACAACCCCCATTGCGCCTTTGAAGTCTCGGTTAATGAACCTCCCTATAAAGGTGTAAGGGGAAAGGCGCTAGCAACGCTTGAAAAAGATAATAAAGGCTATGTTCTTGAGCAGTTAATTAACCGCTATATTGGCGACTCCCGCCCCCGCTTAAAAAGCTGGTTAATGAGCCGCTGCGCTGACGAGTATGCCATCCATCTATCAATAAAAACCCTAACAACATGGGACTTTAGCGAGAGGATGCAGAGCAGTTAA
- a CDS encoding efflux RND transporter periplasmic adaptor subunit produces MQAFSGQCRVFFLMISVLGVFTLSACTDELPVSAAPPPIKVNVHTVAERTVPIGGHYPGRTVGSKEVQIRARVEGILIRRTYTEGQAVSEGQLLFEIDAAPFEVALNRAKAQLAQANASLSAAQRRWNRAEELIKTNSISRRELDDTESDLEFAKAAVQLAEAEVQAADINLGYTRVRAPIAGVTSREEVSEGSLVGPSNSLLTTITQLDPLWINVSLPDKLVLGIREMIERGEAAFTDGKKEVEVMLGSDDLYPYLGQINFTESAIDSRTGTVQIRAIIPNPDGKLLPGQFLRVKLHGLMSLNAIVLPERAILQGAQGTYVYKVVEGNRAEIANVVLGMDAVDGVIIESGVTAGDVVVVDGVSRIQPGAVLEPSETKKPPSQAEGKVVNQEEGDTPTASESESEGSPQ; encoded by the coding sequence GTGCAAGCGTTTTCAGGGCAGTGCCGTGTATTTTTTCTAATGATTTCTGTGTTGGGTGTATTCACTTTAAGCGCCTGTACGGATGAGTTGCCAGTTAGCGCTGCTCCGCCACCCATTAAGGTGAATGTGCATACTGTTGCGGAGCGCACGGTGCCAATCGGTGGCCATTATCCCGGGCGAACGGTGGGTTCGAAAGAAGTGCAGATTAGAGCCCGTGTTGAGGGGATTTTAATACGACGTACTTACACTGAGGGCCAGGCTGTCAGTGAGGGGCAGTTATTATTTGAAATAGATGCAGCGCCATTTGAGGTTGCCTTAAATAGAGCAAAGGCACAATTGGCACAGGCTAATGCAAGTCTGTCTGCGGCACAGCGGCGTTGGAATCGAGCGGAAGAGCTAATTAAGACGAACTCAATTAGCCGCCGAGAGCTTGATGATACCGAGTCTGATTTAGAGTTTGCCAAAGCTGCAGTGCAGTTGGCAGAAGCAGAGGTGCAGGCTGCGGATATTAACTTGGGTTATACCCGGGTGAGAGCACCCATTGCAGGTGTGACTAGCCGTGAAGAAGTTTCAGAAGGGAGCTTGGTTGGGCCTAGCAATAGTTTGCTAACAACCATTACCCAGCTTGATCCTCTGTGGATCAATGTGTCGCTACCGGATAAGTTGGTGCTGGGTATACGTGAGATGATAGAACGTGGCGAAGCGGCTTTCACCGATGGTAAAAAAGAAGTTGAGGTCATGCTGGGTTCAGATGATTTATATCCATACTTGGGACAGATTAATTTCACAGAAAGCGCCATTGACAGTCGAACCGGAACAGTTCAAATCCGTGCGATTATTCCAAACCCTGACGGAAAATTGCTTCCAGGCCAATTTCTCCGCGTCAAACTACATGGCTTAATGAGTTTAAACGCGATTGTTTTACCTGAGCGCGCTATTTTACAAGGGGCGCAAGGCACCTATGTCTATAAAGTGGTTGAAGGTAACCGTGCTGAAATAGCGAATGTGGTACTGGGGATGGATGCTGTCGACGGCGTTATTATTGAATCGGGCGTCACCGCGGGTGATGTCGTTGTGGTTGATGGAGTATCGAGAATACAGCCTGGGGCGGTATTGGAGCCGAGTGAAACCAAAAAACCACCTTCGCAAGCTGAGGGTAAAGTAGTAAACCAAGAAGAAGGTGATACACCCACAGCTTCTGAGTCTGAAAGCGAGGGCAGCCCCCAGTGA